From Carettochelys insculpta isolate YL-2023 chromosome 3, ASM3395843v1, whole genome shotgun sequence, a single genomic window includes:
- the BPNT1 gene encoding 3'(2'),5'-bisphosphate nucleotidase 1, protein MASSPTVLMRLVASAYSVAHRAGKIVRHVMAGGDLGIVEKCGPNDLQTKADRLVQMSIYSSLIRKFPRVTIIGEEDLPSHDVDEELIEDGQCEEILKKAFPPEYSSIKEEELVVWVDPLDGTKEYTEGLLDHVTVLIGIAYEGKAIAGVINQPFYNYETGADSMLGRTIWGVLGLGAFGFQLKEVPDGKHIITTTRSHSSKMVNDCISAMNPDSVVRVGGAGNKIIQLIEGKASAYVFASPGCKKWDTCAPEAILHAVGGKLTDIHGNRFHYNKEVKHMNSAGVLATLRNFDYYASRVPESVKQALAP, encoded by the exons ATGGCTTCTTCTCCGACTGTTTTGATGCGTCTTGTGGCCTCTGCCTATTCTGTTGCGCACAGAGCTGGAAAAATAGTGAGACATGTAATGGCTGGCGGAGACCTGGGCATAGTGGAGAAG TGTGGACCCAATGACTTGCAGACCAAAGCTGACCGATTGGTACAAATGAGCATTTACTCTTCACTGATACGGAAATTCCCCCGAGTGACAATCATAGGAGAAGAG GACCTGCCCTCTCATGATGTAGATGAAGAGTTGATTGAGGATGGCCAGTGTGAGGAAATACTGAAGAAAGCTTTTCCACCAGAATACAGTTCCATTAAAGAGGAAGAG ctggtTGTGTGGGTTGATCCTTTGGACGGAACCAAAGAATACACAGAAG GTCTTCTTGATCATGTAACTGTTCTTATTGGAATTGCTTATGAAGGTAAAGCAATAGCAGGAGTTATTAACCAGCCCTTCTACAACTATGAG ACAGGAGCAGATTCCATGCTGGGTAGGACAATCTGGGGTGTCCTAGGCTTGGGCGCCTTTGGATTTCAGCTGAAAGAAGTGCCAGATGGGAAGCACATCATCACTACTACCCGTTCGCACAGCAGTAAGATGGTAAATGACTGCATTAGTGCAATGAACCCTGATAGCGTTGTGAGAGTTGGAGGTGCGGGAAATAAG ATCATTCAACTTATAGAAGGCAAGGCTTCTGCTTATGTGTTTGCTAGTCCTGGATGTAAGAAGTGGGATACGTGTGCTCCTGAGGCTATCTTACATGCTGTGGGGG GCAAGCTGACTGATATCCATGGGAACCGTTTTCATTATAACAAGGAGGTAAAACACATGAATTCAGCAGGAGTCCTTGCCACATTGAGAAATTTTGACTACTATGCCAGCCGTGTTCCCGAGAGTGTTAAACAAGCCCTTGCACCTTAA